The genome window TTTGGGGTTTGTAGACTTTAGGTCTTTCATTCAGCATGTTTATACTGCATGCAGCAATGTTTTTTGACAGATGCTATTCTGCCTTATTCTTCCACAAGAGCATATTTGAGTTTATCAGAATACTATAATTTGACACAGCTTTTTGCTTCTGCTTGCAAAGCTACTATCTGATGCATCTTCTCATCCTTGGACTTTCCTCTACCTATTGTACTCTCTCAAGTCAGTATAAACGCAGGTGCTTCTgtacagtgaaaaacaaatcatCCTTGTGTCCCAGTGAGATAATCGAAAAAAGAAATGTCTGACTTCTTTGGAgcctctttaaaaacaaaaacaaaacagcttaACATCAACCATCTAAAAGTGTAATAACGTTCTAAACAATGTGTGCTCACACTGATATATtcatggttatttgtatttgtagtaTTTACCATCATCGTGCAAAATGCAGAATAATTAAAGACAGAAACACTGTGGTTAAGACTGTTTAAAGAGCTGCAAGTCTGTTTGGAGTCGCtatccgtggtgctgaaattcATTGACTTTACTTTCTTGAAGCAATGAGcaaagctaaaaataaaaaaagcgcAAATGGATTCGTTTCCCCCCTCTGGTACgtcattcatattcattttaGAAGTGTAAGCTAATAAGAACGCTGagctctttttgtgtgtgtagtagcaaaaacaaatacaataacatGTGTCCACAGTATTGCGTGTTGTGATCATGCAGGGTTTTTTCAATACCTTTTTGAACACCAAATCTGTTGCGTAATTTCAAGTCGATTTTCTGACCAAAATATATACCCTGGAATGCAATTTTAACGAATCTGCATAGTCTAAAATGTTGCCCTCTTGGTGTCACTGTTACATCAATAAGGACTCAGTCCCTCCCCTAAGAAAGCTATTGTTTAGTTCCCCGCAGCAGAGAATGCATCTGATTCAAGGGTGCGAGTTAGATGAGACGGCGTTGTTTGCATTTAAACATGCGAAACTAAACGGATCGGATATACACGTTTGATTTGCTGCAGAAACCGGCTCCTGTGTGGATGTGTCATTGGAAAATGATGGCGACAAAAAGGCCATATCGCTTCAGTGACCATCTCTCgttggcttttattttttccttcctgctGATTTTCGGAACGCAGTCGTTAGCTGAACTGAGGTATTCTATTCCAGAAGAGATGAAAGAAGGAACTGCTGTTGGAAATGTTGCCAAGGATCTTGGAATAGAAAAAACCTCTTTGGTTGAACGACGATTTCGAGTTGTTTCGGGATCTAAGGACGCTTTTTTCGAGGTAAACCCGGACAATGGTGCCTTGCAGGTCCGTAAAAAGATCGACAGAGAGGAGCTGTGTCAGGGTAGTGGTGCATGCCTAATAGAGCTGAAAATCCTTGTTGAAAACCCATTGGAAATACATTATGTAGTTGTAGAAATTACGGATGTAAATGATCACCGTCCgattttttctgaaaatgtgcaGCAATTTGAAATATTCGAACATGCATCTCCGGGAACTCGATTTGATCTGCACGCAGCCCGTGATCCTGATGCTGGAATTAACTCAATCCGCACATATACAATAACACCAAATGAACACTTTGAAATAGATGTTAGTCAAAGTGATGAGGAGAAAATACCATTTCTAGTGCTGAAGAAAGCCTTAGacagagaacaaaaaaatacacacttgCTACTTGTCACAGCAGTTGATGGAGGTAAACCTCCAAGATCAGGAAAACTAAATGTTTCCATTATTGTTCTTGATATTAATGACAATCGCCCGACATTTAGTCAGGATCCTTACCAAATAGAAATATATGAAAACGTTCCAGTAGGTACTATTGTTTTAAAAGTGAATGCAACAGATCCAGATGAAGGAAATAATGGAGAGGTAGAGTACAGCCTTAGCAAAACATTAGCACGTAAAGTTTACGACATATTTGAATTGGATAGTTTAAGTGGACAAATTAAATTGAAAGGAGCTTTGGATTTTGAAGAATCGGAGATTCACAAACTCGATGTTCAGGCATCAGACAAAGGAACGCCTCCATTAACAAGCAGGTGTAAGGTCATTATAAAGATAAAGGACGTAAATGATAATCCACCTGAAATAGAAGTCACATCACTTTCAAATACAGTGTCAGAAGATTCAAAGCCTGGGACCATTATTTCACTTATTAGTGTAACTGATACAGACTCTGGTGTCAATGGAAAAATTATATCCAACATAGATTCAGACGTGCCTTTTGAATTAAAGCCTTCTTACAAGGAAAACACATACTCAGTTGTCACGAAAGGATTTTTGGATCGAGAGGAGGTGTCACAttatgaaataacaataaaagccaCTGATTGTGGTGAACCTCCTTtatctactgtaaaaatattaaatattcagaTATCAGATGTAAATGACAACACTCCACATTTTGATCAAAACCCATTACAGTTTTacatgtcagaaaataatgttgCTGGTAGCTCAATTTTCTCTGTAAGAGCAAAAGATAGTGATGTCAATGACAATGCAGCTATTTCATATCATATTGCTCGACAAAATGATGTAACATCTTTCTTAAATGTAAATTCGGACAACGGTCAAATTTCAGCGCTGAAAAGTTTTGACTTTGAGACACTGAAAACGTTCCAGTTCCAAGTTGTCGCCACAGATTCTGGAACTCCGTCACTAAGCAGCAACGTCACAGTGAACGTGTTCATTCTGGATCAGAACGACAACGCTCCAGTCATCCTGTATCCAGTCAGCTCTAACGGTTCTGCTGAAGGTGTGGAGGAGATTCCCCGCAATGTGAACGCAGGACACTTGGTGACTAAAGTCAGAGCCTATGACGCTGATATAGGATATAACGGCTGGTTACTGTTTTCACTGCAGGAAGTTACTGACCACAGTCTCTTTGCTTTGGACCGCTATACAGGACAGATCAGAACACTTCGCtcattcacagagacagacgAGGCTGAGCATAAACTGATCATACTGGTGAAAGACAATGGCAACGTTTCTCTCTCAGCAACAGCTACTGTGCTTGTCAAACTTGTGGAGCCCAAAGAGGCTTTTGCTGCTTCTGATGTTAAAAGTGCAACAAGAGATGAGGAGGGGACTGATGTGACTTTTTACCTCATGATAACTTTGGGATCAGTTTCTGTACTTTTTATCATCAGTATCATCGTGCTGATTGCAATGCAGTGCTCCAAATCCACAGAGTATACTTCTAAATATCTACAAGAGACTAATTATGATGGGACACTGTGTCACAGCATCCAGTACAGATCTGGAGACAAACGCTACATGTTAGTGGGACCCAGAATGAGTATAGGATCTACTATAGTCCCGGGCAGCCATGCCAACACACTAGTGCTCCCTGACAGGAGGAGGACATCCACAGAGGTAAGATGTTAAAATGTAGCAAGGGTGGCACCTGTTTCGATATGTATCAAATTGTTTAAGGATTGTGGACTTCAGTTGATTAATTCAGCATGTTTAAACTATGTTCAGAAATGTTTGTGAAAGatgcttttgtgtcttctaCTTCCAAAAGAACAAATGTGAGTTTGTCAGCAAACTATCATTTTCGATTTAGCTTCTGTTTGCAAAAGTTTTTGTCTGATACATTACTATCTTTTGGCTTATCTCATCTGCGGACTCTCttatacacacatgtacactcTAAAGTCAGTATGAACCCCAGAGCTGCTGCAATGAAATACATTATCAGTATATCCCAGtcggataaaaaaaaaagagtacatATCTCATTTGATTGTAGCCTCTCTTTGTTGCCAAATAGATTTGCCACCAACCAGTTAaattttttaatacaattctTAACAATGTTTGCTTAGACTAATATGCTGTTAGTGAAGCGTTTATCAACATTGTGCCGAAGACGtagcaaataaagacacaaacactggGGTACATTGGTTTAGACAGAAAAGAGCTGCAGATCTTTTTGGAGTCGctatccatggtgctgaaatgcATTGacattacgtttttttttaaatatttggatTAGTGATTTTTCTCTGCCACTTTCATCAAATTGCCATTTAGAAGTGTTCGCTAATCAGACGGCTTGGCATTGAATTTCATTatatcgttttttttctgtgtggagcatgaagaagaaaaacaagtgaattgcTAGAAGGATCTGAGAGACACCAGCAATACGAGTTTGTAGTCATGCTGGGTTTTTTTCCACTATCTGCTTTATCTTCACTTCTGTTATGACATTTCAATGAGATTTCTGACTAAGTATATACACTGGTACACCGTCTAATCgactttaaatattgtaaaatgttgCCTCTTGGTGTCACTGTTACATCAATAAGGACCCGGTCCCTCCCCTAAGCAAGCTATTGTTTCGTAGCTGACAGCAGAGGATGTGTCTGATTCAAGTCTGCGGGTTGGATGAGACGGCGTTGTTTGCTTTAAAACGTGCGAAGAAAAACGGGTCGGACATACACGTTTGATTTGCTGCAGAAACCGGGTCTCTGTGTGTCTATGACTTGTTGGATAACGATGGGGAATGAAAGACGATATCGCTCAAATGACTATTGTTGGTTTGCTTTTCATTTATCTTTAGTGCTGATTTTCGGAAAGCAGGCTTTGGCTGAACTGAGGTACTCAGTTCCAGAGGAGATGAAAGAAGGTACAGTTGTCGGAAATGTTGCCAAGGATCTTGGTCTGGACAGAACCTCTTTGATTGATCGACGGTTCCGTGTTGTATCTGGATCTAAGGACGCTTTTTTTGAAGTAAACCCGGACAATGGTGCTTTACAGGTCCGTAAAAAAATCGACAGAGAGGAGCTGTGTCACGGTAGTGGTGTATGCCTTACGGAGCTAAAAGTCCTTGTTGAAAACCCTTTAGAAATGCACCATGTCGTTGTGGAAATTACTGATGTAAATGATCACTCCCCCAATTTTCCTGAAAAGGAGCAGCAATTTGAAATAGCAGAACAAACAGCTCCGGGAACTCGATTCGAGCTGCACACGGCCCGTGATCCCGATGCTGGAATTAATTCTATCCGCACATATACAATAACGCCAAATGAACACTTTGAAATAGAAATTAGCCAAAGCGACGATGACAAAATACCATTTCTAGTGCTGAAGAAAGCCTTAGACAGAGAACAAAAGAATAAACATTTGATAATTGTCACAGCAGTTGATGGAGGTAAACCTCCAAGATCAGGGACACTTAATGTTTCCATTATTGTACTTGATATCAATGACAATCGTCCAACATTTAGTCAGGAAACTTATCAAATAGAAATATATGAAAACATGTCACTTGGTACTATTGTTACAAGAGTGAACGCAA of Centropristis striata isolate RG_2023a ecotype Rhode Island chromosome 12, C.striata_1.0, whole genome shotgun sequence contains these proteins:
- the LOC131981428 gene encoding protocadherin alpha-3-like yields the protein MCHWKMMATKRPYRFSDHLSLAFIFSFLLIFGTQSLAELRYSIPEEMKEGTAVGNVAKDLGIEKTSLVERRFRVVSGSKDAFFEVNPDNGALQVRKKIDREELCQGSGACLIELKILVENPLEIHYVVVEITDVNDHRPIFSENVQQFEIFEHASPGTRFDLHAARDPDAGINSIRTYTITPNEHFEIDVSQSDEEKIPFLVLKKALDREQKNTHLLLVTAVDGGKPPRSGKLNVSIIVLDINDNRPTFSQDPYQIEIYENVPVGTIVLKVNATDPDEGNNGEVEYSLSKTLARKVYDIFELDSLSGQIKLKGALDFEESEIHKLDVQASDKGTPPLTSRCKVIIKIKDVNDNPPEIEVTSLSNTVSEDSKPGTIISLISVTDTDSGVNGKIISNIDSDVPFELKPSYKENTYSVVTKGFLDREEVSHYEITIKATDCGEPPLSTVKILNIQISDVNDNTPHFDQNPLQFYMSENNVAGSSIFSVRAKDSDVNDNAAISYHIARQNDVTSFLNVNSDNGQISALKSFDFETLKTFQFQVVATDSGTPSLSSNVTVNVFILDQNDNAPVILYPVSSNGSAEGVEEIPRNVNAGHLVTKVRAYDADIGYNGWLLFSLQEVTDHSLFALDRYTGQIRTLRSFTETDEAEHKLIILVKDNGNVSLSATATVLVKLVEPKEAFAASDVKSATRDEEGTDVTFYLMITLGSVSVLFIISIIVLIAMQCSKSTEYTSKYLQETNYDGTLCHSIQYRSGDKRYMLVGPRMSIGSTIVPGSHANTLVLPDRRRTSTEVRC